Genomic window (Euleptes europaea isolate rEulEur1 chromosome 8, rEulEur1.hap1, whole genome shotgun sequence):
GGCTACCTCATCTACATCATCAGCACCTAGCATTGGTTCTTGATGAttcaggttttattttttaaaaaacgtctgGTTCAATTTGTTTTGAGGCAGTGGGGGAATTAATGAGACTGACTTCTGGCTGACAGAAGTGATCGGTGATTGGACAGAAATGACACCCCTGGTTCAGGAAAGAGAGCTGTGCTGTAAAGCCTCTAATCCAGTGGGTTTTAGGCGCCTTCAGGAAACGAGTTACTCCATGATGCAATCTGCAATAGAGGACAAGGTTGCCTGAAAGAGGGCTGGATCACCTTTATAAGTGGTGAATTGCCAACAAACAGCTGCAGATTATCATAGGATGAGTTCTATGGCATGGTGAGTGGTGGAACCCAACAGGCTTGGCTTAGTGTTTCACATGAACTAGAGTCACCTATACAGTGAGGACTGTCTGGCAGATAATTTGATGTGAAAGGGGTTCACTCAAGGTAGAAAAACTAAAGAACCACAGACAAACTCctcatttttccctcccccctagCTGCCAGCACCATTTGGCCATTACTTTTAAAGCAAACCAAAGCTTCTGGATGCTCATTTTAGTCCAATCCTTTCCAGGTAGAGAAAAATCTAACATTTCTCCTTACTAGACTGCCTAATAGCACAGTTGTTCGTACATTAATAGCACTTTAAAAGAAAAGCCTACATTCCTCTCATACATGGTTCTCATTCCTCCTTTTACACCATTTGATACAGTAAGTGCTTATCTGGCAAGGCTTTCTTCATTATCTTCTCCATATTTCTGCTTAATATGCCCACCTGACACATTTAAGGTCTATTAACCATCTTAACTGTGATatgattcctttttttaaaaaacatcctcttaatttttgtattttatcaTCATTTCAGTAATAGGTAATTGCTGTTAACTTTGCCCCTGAACAACTACAAATCTGAAATAGCCTATTCAGATTTTTAAAGAATGCTGTCACTTTTTTTGACAACTAACTAAAGAGTTAAATATCTGGAGAGGGCAAATATTTCAGGAAAAGACATTCTAAAATAAAACTAGGAGGGGGGGGTTCAGCTTATTATACTGCATTTGCGTAACACTTAATTGTCAGGCTTAATTGGGACCATTACCCATTATGAATTTCAATTGAAAAACTAATATCAACAATAGAGGAAGCAAATTAAGAGTCAGTTTTGCTCTGCCTCTCTCTGTGTACCATATATGGAGACAGGGAGACTAACTGACAGAGGGAGATAGTTGCGGAAGAGGGGAACAGACCAAGGTTCAGATCTTTGCTTAGCAATTTGGGGTGGTCTCCTTCTGTCTCTTGCAGCCTCAATTCTCCTTGAATGATCTGTTGCGCAAGCTTGTTGCCCAAACTAATACTAATTACTGTAAGGCATAAAAAGCACAGTGGAGATTGTTAATAACCAATGCTTCTTTGTTGCAGAAAGCAGTGTGTTGACAATGGCAACCAGAGAGGATAACGGCAAAAAAGTGATCCCTGCTCTCCGAATAAGTCAGCTTGATGCCCTTGAACTAAACAAAGCCTTGGAGCAGCTGGTTTGGTCCCAGTTTACTCGATGCTTTCATGGATTTAAACCTGGACTCCTGGCTCGCTTTGAACCAGAGATTAAGGCATTTCTTTGGCTTTTTTTGTGGAGATTCACCATTTATTCCAAGAACGCGACAGTGGGACAGGCTATTCTGAACATTCAGTACAAGAATGACTTATCCCAGAAGCAAAACTACCAGACGCTCAGCAAGCAGCAGAAGCTGTGGTATCTTATTTGCACGGTTGGTGGTAGGTGGCTGGAAGAAAGGTGTTATGATTTGTTTAGCAATCGTCCATTGGAGTCCTTCCGGAAGACCAAGTATTTCATTAATTTAGCAGTTGGACTCCTCAAACTTTGTGAATTACTGAACTTCCTGATTTTTCTTCGGAAAGGGAAGTTCACTACCCTCACCGAGCGTATTTTAGGAATCCGGTCTGTGTTCTGTCAGCCTCAGAGTGTTCGTCAAATTGGATTTGAATACATGAACAGGGAACTGTTGTGGCATGGGTTTGCGGACTTTCTCATTTTTCTTTTGCCCCTTATTAACATGCAAAAACTCAAACTAAAACTTTCCTCTTGGTCTTTAGCTGTTGCAGGAAGTTCCAATAAGGAAAGTTCTTTGGCTGCAGGTGGTAAGGAATGCTGTCTGTGTGGAGAATGGCCAACTATGCCGCACACCATTGGCTGTTCACATGTTTTTTGTTACTACTGTCTTAAAAGTAACTACCTATTTGATATGTATTTTACATGTCCTAAATGTGGCGTAGAGGTGCATGACCTGCAGCCGTTGAAATACAAGGTAGAAATGAAAGAGGTGTACACTCAGTAGCCTTTCTGAGGATTCCCCCAAATCCATAAGCACACTTTGTGAAATCTACTGAACCACTGTACAGTGATATTTAAATACAGCATTGCCTGTTAATATGAAATATTTTTAGCACTGATCATAAAAATGAGCAATTTTTGTAAAGAAAAGGTTATTAATTTTGTCCTATTTTATTTATACTCCCAGAACTGAAGGTGTGGAAGCGTCATCCCCTTAAGGTAGCTGACACTAGATTCACATGTGCTGCAACCAGTGTGGATAAGCCTGATGTAGTGCACCCACATGGATGCAAAAAAGATGGATTGTTAACGGTGTTCACTTTGCCACAAACTGGGGAGCTGCTTCACACTGTTTGTTTCCCCATTTAATGCTGCACTTGCATGGTGACATTATGAACACACTCAGTGAATCAGCCTGGTTTGCAGATTCTTTGGACCTCCTTTGCAATCCCCACTGTGAAGGCATAATCCTGCAGAGCCATTGTGCCGGTTTGACTTGGGATGCTTCACAGCCACTTGCATAGGATAGTTAAGACAAACTTCACCTTGCACTAAAGAAGCACACAGACTGAACTGCAGCATGTAAATAGGGAAAGGACCTTTGAGAACCAGCACATAGGTACCTGTGTGCCACTGCAGAAATCCCAAGCTCTGACAAAGCCTGTTTCCTAATCCCATGGACATTCACAGCATCTGCATCTCCTTTAATGGCCCTGTTGGCATGTCAGCAGAGCGCTTTGCCACTAGCCACAAGACCATGTTGTCCCGTCTTGGTCACAATGAGACTTGTCTCTAAAGTGAACATTGCAGAGATCCCAAATTTGGCCCACCCCCTTCAGTACAATGAGGCTGTGGATTGCATCCTTAAATCCTGGACTGCCAACTAAAGAAAACTATGCTCTCCAGTGCAAGATTGCTGCAACTCAATCCTGGgtggaattactccagtctaaactggttgatttcaatgggtttagactgatcTAACTGTACATAGAATTATACTATTCTTCTGTGACTTACATTTCAGACTATAGTGAACAATATTGACTGGATTTCCTAGAGGCTACACTGAATCTAGTTCAGTATTTATAGTGTAAGGGTAAGTGTTGGAACAATATTTGTGTGGCTGCCAAAAGCTAGAATATAAAAATCTTTACATAGAGAAATTTTGGTCAAAATCaggattttttaaacaaatattttctTAGATTCCTGTTTTTAAAGAGGAGGAAGATAACCTGTCTCTATTGATCTCTTCATACTCTGACAGTCTTGGTTCACATCTCTGTCCTTGTAGCCAAGCTGCCTTTGTGTTTGTCCTGTGACAAACATTGAAGGTGGATATAAATGACAGCATGATAGCAAATAAATTTCTCTTCAGGAGGTGTTTTCCTCAAAAGTaacattgtaaaaaaaagaaaagaaaagaaaaccgtAGTCCTGTCTTCCAGTTCAATTTGATTTAATTTGGATGTTAATTGCTATTGTATTCCTACAGTTGACAATGTAACCTAACAAGGATTTATAGACTTGATGAGCTAAGCAAAAGGTGTCCAAATAAAAAAGTTCTTTTCACATGAAACGttgctaaatttatttattttttattcaagAACTGTGAGCAACGATGAGTTGGAAACAAAACTCTATAAATTATGATCATCCTTGTAGATCCTGGTTCATGTTGGTATTTTGTAAGAAGTGGTCTGtaccctaccactctgctcagcaaagtctgaagaaTTCTACAGCAGATGAGCAATTTTAGTTGGCAGAAGGCTCTTTAGGCTGGAGCAAGGCTTCAGATTTTGGTGTGCAGAGGGCTAGGATGCATGccatttttttcatttgtttatttacttccgtttcagttcagttcagatacctttattggcatatccaacattcatccaagtacagtaagAACATAAAttattaaaaggaagagcgaattgccaccacaccaacaaaaaaattagccacaatttctatgattttagggtcctggttattaagaagggtgagaacctttgaacagttagaaaatccctccaactgaatcaaactagtatttaagagttttaatcgtaatCTGTGATACAAAGGGCACCGAAGGagaacatgttgaatagtttccgtctcttccatagagcaaggacaCAGTCTATCGGGAAGGGGGACACCAGTATAACGGCCAGTTAGAAAGGCTGATAGTAATACATTAAGTATAGGGAACCCATGGTGGTACTCCAAAAACTTTTCTCAAAAAGTATGATTGAGGTTGTTCTATGGATTTATCAGATGCTTGGATCCATATAGGGGCATCATAAAGTAATTTTGTCCCTATTTTGGCATTAAAGACTTAAAGCTACCGGAATATactgatttcctcttccagaaaaATAGAATTTGAAGATTGCTGTACTATTTACCTTGGCGGTGTTAATGGCCCTTTTCCTGTGATGAGTCTAGGTAGCATTATATTGGTAATGAACCCCAAGATATTTAAAGAATTTGACCTGTTCCAAGGAATGACCCCTAATTTTCCAATCGAAAACATTCCAAGATTTGGAGAAGACCATTATTTTGGACTTTCCATGATTTAACTCTAGATggttggctatatacaataatcGCAGCAGCAATATAATAAATGTTTAAGTCCCACACGGGAAGAAGATAAAAGAACTGCATCATCAGTATAAAGTAATAAGGGAATACGTTCAGTTCCTAATCTGGGGCTGTGTCCATCCACAGTGGGCAAAAAAGGTGCAAAATCGTTTACAAAAAGATTAAAGAGATGAAGCGTCAATAAACATCCCTGTTTCACCCCTTTATTAATTAAAATCGTTGGGGTAAGTCTTCCAAGGGGAGAGCATCTTACTTGGCAAGAAGTATCTGAGtataatttgtttatttacttaatttgtactccgtctttctccccagtggggacctaaagcggcttacattgttctctgttttatcctcacaacaaccttgtgagggaggcTAGGTTGAGTGTGTTtgattggcccaaggtaacccagcaagtttcctgtCCCTTATTTGTCATACCTGGTTTCCATTAGTGGTGGTAGTTTTAACTAAAACTCTCTGCTATCTTGTTAATCACAATAAGTGATAGTGTCAAATTAGCCATGGAATAGACCACTACCCAATTCAGTGAGTTTCTCCATTCATGTGCCTCTTGTGGCACATTTTTAATATTGGGCTACAATTATATTTCAGCTGTGGTATTTTTTGCCTGAACCAATTAACTATTCAAGGCCTTATGTAATTTTCTTACCACAAGGTTATCACCCCATGAGGAAATCCAAGCAGAACCTTTTTAACCATTTTAGGTATTTGAAGAAAATAGCAAGAGAGGAAACAGGAATTACATGTAGGCTTCTTCCCATGCTTCCAgacctcaaaaaacaaaacaaaaaatctcagAAGTCTTCATTTCTTCCTGAATACTACTTTACTAAATGCAGGGTGGTATACATCCAGCACATTATCATCTCAACTTGCAGTATTCACAGTTCAGAATTCTACCCAAGTCTATTGTATCATTCTGTGTAATGGGCAGAAGGATGCAAGGGGCTTGGAAAAAACTTTCTCCTGAATATACAAATATGTATGTGACTTGAgcagtttgttgttgttgttgttgtttgtttgtttgtttctcagtTGCCTTCTGGAGTACCTGAGACAAAGGTTGCTCATGTACCTGGAATTTGAATTGGAGTTTCACACATTCAGACCCAAAGCTGTGCTAATTATTTGTGACTGTCTCAGGGGTGGAATAGGTTATTATCACTCCAAACAAGTGTttcaaagaaaaggggaaaagccCTTCAAAAATATCTTTTCCCCCAGAATACACGATATGATCATTAAGTTTCATGAACTTTATGAAGCAGTTTTATACCAAAAAATATTGGTCCATCaacttcagtattgtctactctgtgtGATACTCTCTCCTGGTCTTGGGCAGAGAACATTGTTTCCCAACATCACCTGCTTGACACTGTTAAGTAGAGATGtctaggattgaacctgggaccttctgtgtacaaaatGGGTGCTGTATTATGAAGTCATGGGACCCGAGAGAGCTACCAAAACCTCCCTCAACTACTGTCCTTATATGAGGTAATCTGATGGGTGCTCAATAATTTTAATTATATTAAGAAATGGAATGCCTCCTTCTGTCATGCATTCCTTTCTGCTATCAACTGGTCAGTTCACACACTGACATGAATGTAGCTTGAAGGAAACTCTCCCAACTGCTGTGAGATAAATAAACAAAGAATCAAAGGTGGCAGTTGTTAGTACCATATCACAAAGGAAGGGGCTAGGAAGGTCCAATTTCAATATGCAGCGCAGCATGTTTAATTCATTGCTTAGAAGAAATTAGTGTTTGCATTTAAATTGAATGAGGCAGTGGAAGAATGAAGAAAGCAAAAGGATAGCTAGATAAAGAAGATGGTGAAATATTCATAGGTTTCTTAAGGTTACAGAGGCTGAACTTACCTTGTTTGATCTCCTATATGACACCAGCTTAATGAATGCAGACTTGTAAATATATAAATGAGTAAACCTGATTCTCCAAATGGCTCATTAATAACAGTACAACTTTATTTGGATTGCAGCGTGAGTGGCATTTAATGTTTTCCCAAGCCCCACGTCTTCTGCAGGCTAACCGGTGTAGTCATTTTTCAGTCCTCAAAGTATTATGGGCGCTCTCAATATAACCTCCATATATGTTGAAGAATTCTTTAAAAGTGTCTGCAAGTAATAGATCAAGTTTGGTAAAAAGGCAAAAGATTGATataatctgaagagaaaccagaattTGGTGATATATTTATGACACAACATCGCTTTCCCTGGTACCAATTTCTTTGCATTTTGGATGCCAGGGTTTCTTATTCCAGGGTTTTTGGCCTTCCTTCCTAACTTTCAAATATTGTATTGCTGCTGAATGGTGTCTGTTTTGATCTTTATTTTGTTtcacttttttgtattttaatgtgtGTTGTAATATTCTAGATTTAGGTCAACCTTTTAACTGTATTTGCAGTTGTATTTTATTGTAACATGTCTTGAGCTTCTTATTGAGGGGTGCCGTAAAAACACATAGCATAATCTTGGGGCGCTTTGAGAGCTCTGTGGTTGTCTATGAGAATGGGCAATCACAGCCTTCTTTTGCCCTTGGGGCTGAACAAGCAATTTTTGTTTCATTGTAGTTATGCATTTTGCCTAACTACTCAGATGCACAAAACTTgagcaagaaggaaggaagaaaaagcaagACGGATAGTTCTTCCTTTTGTTTCACCTCCAAAGGGTGCTGGGTTTTTGAGAAGTGGGGTGGTGTCCTAATGTCAGATTCGGACTTTGGAGACTCCAGTTCAAGTCCCTCTGGCCCTGGAAGCTTGCTatgtgacctttggccagtcactcacgctcagcctaacctacctctacTGTACAATTCAGAATAATATTTGTAGAACTGTAAATTTATTTCACTAGAGGCAGTATGTATTATATTCTCATCTTTGATCAGAGGGATGTATTCTTTTGCTTTCTTAAGTGACATGCTAAAATTTGACCTGGCCTCACACTACTTTCCCCGTATGACAGGCGCAAAAAAGTTAGAGCATATTGTGCTTTTGCTGATAGGATATATTTTTTAGTTCATATTTAACTTTTTGTTGTTCCCGATAAAGATCTGCGACACAGCAAACtggtttaaaagatttttaaaactaTCTTTCAATGTTATTTCATTTCTCTAAGTTCCTTCTTATGAGAAGCATATGCAATGATTTCCCCTCTAATTAAAGTTTTACAAGCATCCCATTCAATAGCTTGAGTATTAGCTTTTCCTTCATTTATATTAAAATGTTTTGATAACTCAGCCatcatctgatttttaaaagtatCATCATTAAGAAGGGAAACATTAGGGTGCCATAAATTAGGTGGTCTAACCCAGTGTGGAAACCAAAGGATTAATGATATGGGGGTGTAATCAGAAATAACAATATAATCTATATCACAGGCAATAATCTGGGGCATCAAATAATCTGAAATAAGGAAGTAGTCTAACTGGAAACAATTATGATGCACAGGAGAAATAAAAGTATAATCTCTGTCCATTGGGTGCAATATACGCCATCAAACCTAGCTCAGCTACATGGGCTTTGAGAGTAGATCTCAACATATTCTTTGCAAGGGGTGTGCTTCGATCCAAAGCTATATCTAGTATGTGATTAAAATTTCCCCCCACCAACAGATAGCCAACATTCACCAAGTGGCTGAAACATTCATAGAattataaagttggaagggaccaccagggtcatctagtccaaccc
Coding sequences:
- the PEX2 gene encoding peroxisome biogenesis factor 2, which translates into the protein MATREDNGKKVIPALRISQLDALELNKALEQLVWSQFTRCFHGFKPGLLARFEPEIKAFLWLFLWRFTIYSKNATVGQAILNIQYKNDLSQKQNYQTLSKQQKLWYLICTVGGRWLEERCYDLFSNRPLESFRKTKYFINLAVGLLKLCELLNFLIFLRKGKFTTLTERILGIRSVFCQPQSVRQIGFEYMNRELLWHGFADFLIFLLPLINMQKLKLKLSSWSLAVAGSSNKESSLAAGGKECCLCGEWPTMPHTIGCSHVFCYYCLKSNYLFDMYFTCPKCGVEVHDLQPLKYKVEMKEVYTQ